The following coding sequences lie in one Aricia agestis chromosome 18, ilAriAges1.1, whole genome shotgun sequence genomic window:
- the LOC121735892 gene encoding uncharacterized protein LOC121735892 isoform X3 produces the protein MSNQCYRAKKIVEMITRNHKKAGSSDNGIVRQLSPTKSTACPPNTFVNELIAMPAVASNPSLAASAEPNPRDEQIPDSIIETYEHNAAATFDINQDLSEPCQGNEYLSLQLTAELYQTDEAPTVYRDQSETSQGAGEEIEDQILLQEENNMNVPNIEPQSSITDNTREVSVDKKCKKRIREPEKWKKNKKKCLKNAGRAYETVSGKLVPGKAVKPPCGDKCRLRCTENINEDQRLSIFTSFWKMGDLSRQRDYVYRCMEPFKPKYSLHNENSKRCLNIAYYFTVDSKKIRVCKRFYSATLDIGHSFLTTVSKKADSTGVISGDLRGKHAINGRRLPEAVKDGVRDHINSYPKKESHYCRASTSKTYLDGDLNLCMMYRQYKDWCVHNDKLLATQGTYENIFRTEFNISFYKPKKDMCSLCLSYTNANGEDKLNIEDAYLTHLREKELCRLDKEADIESCKNDSSKIICCYDMQAILQTPSGNDSLFFYKRRLNVYNCTVYEIVSKTGHCYLWNESLGGKGCDEVGTCILRFLKDYCIGKHVIFYTDNCSAQNKNKYLMSLYHYSIKVLGVLSITHKYLIVGHTQNEGDSVHSTIEQEKKRILKNGSIFVPSQWSSLIQCAKKKGNPYQVYELDYKDIVDLKELVSQFGKNFTINTDGDRVIWNDIKKIFMQASSPYSIFYCDTYGTSTMKCINVRHKMRGTAVNVELQIKKKYYARPKISNLKKKDLLALCNSVIPRVYWDFYTNLEATDNFVENEEN, from the exons atgtctaaCCAGTGTTACAGAGCAAAGAAAATAGTTGAAATGATTACCCGGAATCATAAAAAAGCGGGAAGCAGTG ataaTGGGATCGTAAGGCAATTATCACCTACTAAATCGACTGCATGTCCGCCTAATACTTTTGTGAATGAGCTTATTGCTATGCCTGCTGTTGCATCAAACCCGTCCTTGGCTGCCAGTGCTGAGCCTAATCCAC gtgaCGAGCAGATTCCTGATTCAATAATTGAAACTTACGAGCATAATGCTGCTGCTACATTTGATATAAACCAGGATCTCTCGGAACCATGTCAAG GTAATGAGTACTTAAGTCTACAACTAACAGCTGAGCTTTACCAAACCGATGAGGCACCTACTGTTTACCGGGACCAGTCTGAAACTAGTCAAG GTGCAGGGGAAGAAATTgaagaccaaatattattacAGGAAGAAAATAACATGAATGTGCCGAATATAGAACCACAAAGTAGTATCACTGATAATACAAGAGAAGTATctgttgataaaaaatgtaaaaagcgTATAAGGGAACctgaaaaatggaaaaaaaataagaagaaatgtttgaaaaatgCAGGCAGAGCTTATGAAACAGTGTCAGGTAAACTAGTTCCTGGTAAAGCAGTAAAACCTCCCTGTGGCGACAAATGCCGCCTAAGATGTACTGAAAATATAAATGAAGACCAAAGATTAAGCATTTTTACTAGTTTCTGGAAAATGGGTGACTTATCAAGACAACGAGATTATGTTTACCGGTGCATGGAGCCCTTTAAACCAAAATATTCACTTCATAATGAAAATAGTAAAAGATGTCTTAACATAGCTTACTATTTCACAGTAGACTCAAAGAAAATTAGAGTATGCAAACGATTCTACTCAGCAACATTAGATATTGGACACTCATTTTTAACAACAGTCAGCAAAAAAGCTGATTCCACTGGAGTTATTTCGGGTGATCTCCGAGGCAAGCATGCTATAAATGGAAGAAGACTTCCGGAAGCTGTCAAAGATGGAGTTCGCGATCACATAAATTCCTATCCCAAGAAAGAATCCCATTATTGCCGGGCATCGACTAGCAAAACTTATCTTGATGGTGACCTGAACTTATGTATGATGTACAGGCAGTATAAAGATTGGTGTGTCCATAATGACAAGCTTTTGGCTACACAAGGtacatatgaaaatatttttcgtaCCGAATTTAATATTTCCTTTTATAAACCAAAAAAAGACATGTGTTCTTTGTGTTTATCGTATACGAACGCTAATGGTgaagataaattaaatatagaagaTGCCTATTTGACGCATTTAAGAGAGAAGGAGCTATGCAGGCTTGACAAAGAAGCAGATATAGAATCTTGCAAAAATGATAGCAGTAAAATTATATGTTGCTATGACATGCAAGCTATACTACAAACACCTTCAGGCAATGAttcactatttttttataagagAAGGTTGAACGTTTATAACTGTACCGTGTATGAGATTGTCAGCAAAACTGGTCATTGCTACTTATGGAATGAGTCTTTGGGAGGGAAGGGTTGTGATGAAGTTGGGACTTGCATTCTTAGATTTTTGAAGGACTATTGTATTGGGAAACACGTAATTTTTTACACAGACAACTGCTCTgctcaaaataaaaacaaatatttaatgagTCTTTACCATTACTCTATTAAAGTTCTAGGAGTTTTATCAATCACACATAAATACCTAATTGTCGGTCATACGCAAAATGAAGGCGATAGCGTTCACTCTACGATAGAGCAGGAAAAGAAGAGAATACTTAAAAATGGATCTATTTTTGTTCCTTCTCAGTGGAGCTCACTTATTCAATGTGCAAAAAAGAAAGGTAATCCGTATCAAGTATACGAACTAGATTACAAAGATATTGTTGATTTAAAAGAGCTAGTAAGTCAGTTTGGAAAAAACTTTACCATTAATACAGATGGTGACCGTGTAATCTGGAACGATATAAAAAAGATTTTCATGCAGGCTTCAAGCCCTTATTCTATTTTCTATTGTGACACATACGGGACCAGTACAATGAAATGTATTAATGTACGTCATAAAATGAGAGGGACAGCTGTAAATGTGGAACTACAAATCAAGAAAAAGTATTATGCGCGTCCAAAAATATCAAATCTGAAGAAAAAGGATTTGCTTGCATTGTGCAACTCTGTAATTCCTAGGGTATACTGGGACttttatacaaatttagaaGCCACAGACAATTTTGTTGAAAATGAAGAGAAttag
- the LOC121735892 gene encoding uncharacterized protein LOC121735892 isoform X2: protein MSNQCYRAKKIVEMITRNHKKAGSSGDEQIPDSIIETYEHNAAATFDINQDLSEPCQGNEYLSLQLTAELYQTDEAPTVYRDQSETSQGDEHSSDPERIIISKADCVADVLISDLTEPVAVPTLDGNQALSSLGAGEEIEDQILLQEENNMNVPNIEPQSSITDNTREVSVDKKCKKRIREPEKWKKNKKKCLKNAGRAYETVSGKLVPGKAVKPPCGDKCRLRCTENINEDQRLSIFTSFWKMGDLSRQRDYVYRCMEPFKPKYSLHNENSKRCLNIAYYFTVDSKKIRVCKRFYSATLDIGHSFLTTVSKKADSTGVISGDLRGKHAINGRRLPEAVKDGVRDHINSYPKKESHYCRASTSKTYLDGDLNLCMMYRQYKDWCVHNDKLLATQGTYENIFRTEFNISFYKPKKDMCSLCLSYTNANGEDKLNIEDAYLTHLREKELCRLDKEADIESCKNDSSKIICCYDMQAILQTPSGNDSLFFYKRRLNVYNCTVYEIVSKTGHCYLWNESLGGKGCDEVGTCILRFLKDYCIGKHVIFYTDNCSAQNKNKYLMSLYHYSIKVLGVLSITHKYLIVGHTQNEGDSVHSTIEQEKKRILKNGSIFVPSQWSSLIQCAKKKGNPYQVYELDYKDIVDLKELVSQFGKNFTINTDGDRVIWNDIKKIFMQASSPYSIFYCDTYGTSTMKCINVRHKMRGTAVNVELQIKKKYYARPKISNLKKKDLLALCNSVIPRVYWDFYTNLEATDNFVENEEN from the exons atgtctaaCCAGTGTTACAGAGCAAAGAAAATAGTTGAAATGATTACCCGGAATCATAAAAAAGCGGGAAGCAGTG gtgaCGAGCAGATTCCTGATTCAATAATTGAAACTTACGAGCATAATGCTGCTGCTACATTTGATATAAACCAGGATCTCTCGGAACCATGTCAAG GTAATGAGTACTTAAGTCTACAACTAACAGCTGAGCTTTACCAAACCGATGAGGCACCTACTGTTTACCGGGACCAGTCTGAAACTAGTCAAG GTGATGAGCATAGCTCAGATCCAGAAAGAATCATAATCTCTAAAGCTGACTGCGTGGCCGATGTACTAATTTCTGATCTTACTGAGCCTGTTGCTGTGCCTACTCTAGATGGAAATCAGGCTTTATCAAGCCTTG GTGCAGGGGAAGAAATTgaagaccaaatattattacAGGAAGAAAATAACATGAATGTGCCGAATATAGAACCACAAAGTAGTATCACTGATAATACAAGAGAAGTATctgttgataaaaaatgtaaaaagcgTATAAGGGAACctgaaaaatggaaaaaaaataagaagaaatgtttgaaaaatgCAGGCAGAGCTTATGAAACAGTGTCAGGTAAACTAGTTCCTGGTAAAGCAGTAAAACCTCCCTGTGGCGACAAATGCCGCCTAAGATGTACTGAAAATATAAATGAAGACCAAAGATTAAGCATTTTTACTAGTTTCTGGAAAATGGGTGACTTATCAAGACAACGAGATTATGTTTACCGGTGCATGGAGCCCTTTAAACCAAAATATTCACTTCATAATGAAAATAGTAAAAGATGTCTTAACATAGCTTACTATTTCACAGTAGACTCAAAGAAAATTAGAGTATGCAAACGATTCTACTCAGCAACATTAGATATTGGACACTCATTTTTAACAACAGTCAGCAAAAAAGCTGATTCCACTGGAGTTATTTCGGGTGATCTCCGAGGCAAGCATGCTATAAATGGAAGAAGACTTCCGGAAGCTGTCAAAGATGGAGTTCGCGATCACATAAATTCCTATCCCAAGAAAGAATCCCATTATTGCCGGGCATCGACTAGCAAAACTTATCTTGATGGTGACCTGAACTTATGTATGATGTACAGGCAGTATAAAGATTGGTGTGTCCATAATGACAAGCTTTTGGCTACACAAGGtacatatgaaaatatttttcgtaCCGAATTTAATATTTCCTTTTATAAACCAAAAAAAGACATGTGTTCTTTGTGTTTATCGTATACGAACGCTAATGGTgaagataaattaaatatagaagaTGCCTATTTGACGCATTTAAGAGAGAAGGAGCTATGCAGGCTTGACAAAGAAGCAGATATAGAATCTTGCAAAAATGATAGCAGTAAAATTATATGTTGCTATGACATGCAAGCTATACTACAAACACCTTCAGGCAATGAttcactatttttttataagagAAGGTTGAACGTTTATAACTGTACCGTGTATGAGATTGTCAGCAAAACTGGTCATTGCTACTTATGGAATGAGTCTTTGGGAGGGAAGGGTTGTGATGAAGTTGGGACTTGCATTCTTAGATTTTTGAAGGACTATTGTATTGGGAAACACGTAATTTTTTACACAGACAACTGCTCTgctcaaaataaaaacaaatatttaatgagTCTTTACCATTACTCTATTAAAGTTCTAGGAGTTTTATCAATCACACATAAATACCTAATTGTCGGTCATACGCAAAATGAAGGCGATAGCGTTCACTCTACGATAGAGCAGGAAAAGAAGAGAATACTTAAAAATGGATCTATTTTTGTTCCTTCTCAGTGGAGCTCACTTATTCAATGTGCAAAAAAGAAAGGTAATCCGTATCAAGTATACGAACTAGATTACAAAGATATTGTTGATTTAAAAGAGCTAGTAAGTCAGTTTGGAAAAAACTTTACCATTAATACAGATGGTGACCGTGTAATCTGGAACGATATAAAAAAGATTTTCATGCAGGCTTCAAGCCCTTATTCTATTTTCTATTGTGACACATACGGGACCAGTACAATGAAATGTATTAATGTACGTCATAAAATGAGAGGGACAGCTGTAAATGTGGAACTACAAATCAAGAAAAAGTATTATGCGCGTCCAAAAATATCAAATCTGAAGAAAAAGGATTTGCTTGCATTGTGCAACTCTGTAATTCCTAGGGTATACTGGGACttttatacaaatttagaaGCCACAGACAATTTTGTTGAAAATGAAGAGAAttag
- the LOC121735892 gene encoding uncharacterized protein LOC121735892 isoform X1 → MSNQCYRAKKIVEMITRNHKKAGSSDNGIVRQLSPTKSTACPPNTFVNELIAMPAVASNPSLAASAEPNPRDEQIPDSIIETYEHNAAATFDINQDLSEPCQGNEYLSLQLTAELYQTDEAPTVYRDQSETSQGDEHSSDPERIIISKADCVADVLISDLTEPVAVPTLDGNQALSSLGAGEEIEDQILLQEENNMNVPNIEPQSSITDNTREVSVDKKCKKRIREPEKWKKNKKKCLKNAGRAYETVSGKLVPGKAVKPPCGDKCRLRCTENINEDQRLSIFTSFWKMGDLSRQRDYVYRCMEPFKPKYSLHNENSKRCLNIAYYFTVDSKKIRVCKRFYSATLDIGHSFLTTVSKKADSTGVISGDLRGKHAINGRRLPEAVKDGVRDHINSYPKKESHYCRASTSKTYLDGDLNLCMMYRQYKDWCVHNDKLLATQGTYENIFRTEFNISFYKPKKDMCSLCLSYTNANGEDKLNIEDAYLTHLREKELCRLDKEADIESCKNDSSKIICCYDMQAILQTPSGNDSLFFYKRRLNVYNCTVYEIVSKTGHCYLWNESLGGKGCDEVGTCILRFLKDYCIGKHVIFYTDNCSAQNKNKYLMSLYHYSIKVLGVLSITHKYLIVGHTQNEGDSVHSTIEQEKKRILKNGSIFVPSQWSSLIQCAKKKGNPYQVYELDYKDIVDLKELVSQFGKNFTINTDGDRVIWNDIKKIFMQASSPYSIFYCDTYGTSTMKCINVRHKMRGTAVNVELQIKKKYYARPKISNLKKKDLLALCNSVIPRVYWDFYTNLEATDNFVENEEN, encoded by the exons atgtctaaCCAGTGTTACAGAGCAAAGAAAATAGTTGAAATGATTACCCGGAATCATAAAAAAGCGGGAAGCAGTG ataaTGGGATCGTAAGGCAATTATCACCTACTAAATCGACTGCATGTCCGCCTAATACTTTTGTGAATGAGCTTATTGCTATGCCTGCTGTTGCATCAAACCCGTCCTTGGCTGCCAGTGCTGAGCCTAATCCAC gtgaCGAGCAGATTCCTGATTCAATAATTGAAACTTACGAGCATAATGCTGCTGCTACATTTGATATAAACCAGGATCTCTCGGAACCATGTCAAG GTAATGAGTACTTAAGTCTACAACTAACAGCTGAGCTTTACCAAACCGATGAGGCACCTACTGTTTACCGGGACCAGTCTGAAACTAGTCAAG GTGATGAGCATAGCTCAGATCCAGAAAGAATCATAATCTCTAAAGCTGACTGCGTGGCCGATGTACTAATTTCTGATCTTACTGAGCCTGTTGCTGTGCCTACTCTAGATGGAAATCAGGCTTTATCAAGCCTTG GTGCAGGGGAAGAAATTgaagaccaaatattattacAGGAAGAAAATAACATGAATGTGCCGAATATAGAACCACAAAGTAGTATCACTGATAATACAAGAGAAGTATctgttgataaaaaatgtaaaaagcgTATAAGGGAACctgaaaaatggaaaaaaaataagaagaaatgtttgaaaaatgCAGGCAGAGCTTATGAAACAGTGTCAGGTAAACTAGTTCCTGGTAAAGCAGTAAAACCTCCCTGTGGCGACAAATGCCGCCTAAGATGTACTGAAAATATAAATGAAGACCAAAGATTAAGCATTTTTACTAGTTTCTGGAAAATGGGTGACTTATCAAGACAACGAGATTATGTTTACCGGTGCATGGAGCCCTTTAAACCAAAATATTCACTTCATAATGAAAATAGTAAAAGATGTCTTAACATAGCTTACTATTTCACAGTAGACTCAAAGAAAATTAGAGTATGCAAACGATTCTACTCAGCAACATTAGATATTGGACACTCATTTTTAACAACAGTCAGCAAAAAAGCTGATTCCACTGGAGTTATTTCGGGTGATCTCCGAGGCAAGCATGCTATAAATGGAAGAAGACTTCCGGAAGCTGTCAAAGATGGAGTTCGCGATCACATAAATTCCTATCCCAAGAAAGAATCCCATTATTGCCGGGCATCGACTAGCAAAACTTATCTTGATGGTGACCTGAACTTATGTATGATGTACAGGCAGTATAAAGATTGGTGTGTCCATAATGACAAGCTTTTGGCTACACAAGGtacatatgaaaatatttttcgtaCCGAATTTAATATTTCCTTTTATAAACCAAAAAAAGACATGTGTTCTTTGTGTTTATCGTATACGAACGCTAATGGTgaagataaattaaatatagaagaTGCCTATTTGACGCATTTAAGAGAGAAGGAGCTATGCAGGCTTGACAAAGAAGCAGATATAGAATCTTGCAAAAATGATAGCAGTAAAATTATATGTTGCTATGACATGCAAGCTATACTACAAACACCTTCAGGCAATGAttcactatttttttataagagAAGGTTGAACGTTTATAACTGTACCGTGTATGAGATTGTCAGCAAAACTGGTCATTGCTACTTATGGAATGAGTCTTTGGGAGGGAAGGGTTGTGATGAAGTTGGGACTTGCATTCTTAGATTTTTGAAGGACTATTGTATTGGGAAACACGTAATTTTTTACACAGACAACTGCTCTgctcaaaataaaaacaaatatttaatgagTCTTTACCATTACTCTATTAAAGTTCTAGGAGTTTTATCAATCACACATAAATACCTAATTGTCGGTCATACGCAAAATGAAGGCGATAGCGTTCACTCTACGATAGAGCAGGAAAAGAAGAGAATACTTAAAAATGGATCTATTTTTGTTCCTTCTCAGTGGAGCTCACTTATTCAATGTGCAAAAAAGAAAGGTAATCCGTATCAAGTATACGAACTAGATTACAAAGATATTGTTGATTTAAAAGAGCTAGTAAGTCAGTTTGGAAAAAACTTTACCATTAATACAGATGGTGACCGTGTAATCTGGAACGATATAAAAAAGATTTTCATGCAGGCTTCAAGCCCTTATTCTATTTTCTATTGTGACACATACGGGACCAGTACAATGAAATGTATTAATGTACGTCATAAAATGAGAGGGACAGCTGTAAATGTGGAACTACAAATCAAGAAAAAGTATTATGCGCGTCCAAAAATATCAAATCTGAAGAAAAAGGATTTGCTTGCATTGTGCAACTCTGTAATTCCTAGGGTATACTGGGACttttatacaaatttagaaGCCACAGACAATTTTGTTGAAAATGAAGAGAAttag
- the LOC121735892 gene encoding uncharacterized protein LOC121735892 isoform X4, with translation MEIRLYQALVAIFVNSFVRSMALLNKLLTNLTTLIMCFKGAGEEIEDQILLQEENNMNVPNIEPQSSITDNTREVSVDKKCKKRIREPEKWKKNKKKCLKNAGRAYETVSGKLVPGKAVKPPCGDKCRLRCTENINEDQRLSIFTSFWKMGDLSRQRDYVYRCMEPFKPKYSLHNENSKRCLNIAYYFTVDSKKIRVCKRFYSATLDIGHSFLTTVSKKADSTGVISGDLRGKHAINGRRLPEAVKDGVRDHINSYPKKESHYCRASTSKTYLDGDLNLCMMYRQYKDWCVHNDKLLATQGTYENIFRTEFNISFYKPKKDMCSLCLSYTNANGEDKLNIEDAYLTHLREKELCRLDKEADIESCKNDSSKIICCYDMQAILQTPSGNDSLFFYKRRLNVYNCTVYEIVSKTGHCYLWNESLGGKGCDEVGTCILRFLKDYCIGKHVIFYTDNCSAQNKNKYLMSLYHYSIKVLGVLSITHKYLIVGHTQNEGDSVHSTIEQEKKRILKNGSIFVPSQWSSLIQCAKKKGNPYQVYELDYKDIVDLKELVSQFGKNFTINTDGDRVIWNDIKKIFMQASSPYSIFYCDTYGTSTMKCINVRHKMRGTAVNVELQIKKKYYARPKISNLKKKDLLALCNSVIPRVYWDFYTNLEATDNFVENEEN, from the coding sequence ATGGAAATCAGGCTTTATCAAGCCTTGGTAGCTATTTTTGTTAACTCTTTTGTTAGAAGTATGGCTTtgcttaataaattattaaccaATCTAACTACGCTTATTATGTGCTTTAAAGGTGCAGGGGAAGAAATTgaagaccaaatattattacAGGAAGAAAATAACATGAATGTGCCGAATATAGAACCACAAAGTAGTATCACTGATAATACAAGAGAAGTATctgttgataaaaaatgtaaaaagcgTATAAGGGAACctgaaaaatggaaaaaaaataagaagaaatgtttgaaaaatgCAGGCAGAGCTTATGAAACAGTGTCAGGTAAACTAGTTCCTGGTAAAGCAGTAAAACCTCCCTGTGGCGACAAATGCCGCCTAAGATGTACTGAAAATATAAATGAAGACCAAAGATTAAGCATTTTTACTAGTTTCTGGAAAATGGGTGACTTATCAAGACAACGAGATTATGTTTACCGGTGCATGGAGCCCTTTAAACCAAAATATTCACTTCATAATGAAAATAGTAAAAGATGTCTTAACATAGCTTACTATTTCACAGTAGACTCAAAGAAAATTAGAGTATGCAAACGATTCTACTCAGCAACATTAGATATTGGACACTCATTTTTAACAACAGTCAGCAAAAAAGCTGATTCCACTGGAGTTATTTCGGGTGATCTCCGAGGCAAGCATGCTATAAATGGAAGAAGACTTCCGGAAGCTGTCAAAGATGGAGTTCGCGATCACATAAATTCCTATCCCAAGAAAGAATCCCATTATTGCCGGGCATCGACTAGCAAAACTTATCTTGATGGTGACCTGAACTTATGTATGATGTACAGGCAGTATAAAGATTGGTGTGTCCATAATGACAAGCTTTTGGCTACACAAGGtacatatgaaaatatttttcgtaCCGAATTTAATATTTCCTTTTATAAACCAAAAAAAGACATGTGTTCTTTGTGTTTATCGTATACGAACGCTAATGGTgaagataaattaaatatagaagaTGCCTATTTGACGCATTTAAGAGAGAAGGAGCTATGCAGGCTTGACAAAGAAGCAGATATAGAATCTTGCAAAAATGATAGCAGTAAAATTATATGTTGCTATGACATGCAAGCTATACTACAAACACCTTCAGGCAATGAttcactatttttttataagagAAGGTTGAACGTTTATAACTGTACCGTGTATGAGATTGTCAGCAAAACTGGTCATTGCTACTTATGGAATGAGTCTTTGGGAGGGAAGGGTTGTGATGAAGTTGGGACTTGCATTCTTAGATTTTTGAAGGACTATTGTATTGGGAAACACGTAATTTTTTACACAGACAACTGCTCTgctcaaaataaaaacaaatatttaatgagTCTTTACCATTACTCTATTAAAGTTCTAGGAGTTTTATCAATCACACATAAATACCTAATTGTCGGTCATACGCAAAATGAAGGCGATAGCGTTCACTCTACGATAGAGCAGGAAAAGAAGAGAATACTTAAAAATGGATCTATTTTTGTTCCTTCTCAGTGGAGCTCACTTATTCAATGTGCAAAAAAGAAAGGTAATCCGTATCAAGTATACGAACTAGATTACAAAGATATTGTTGATTTAAAAGAGCTAGTAAGTCAGTTTGGAAAAAACTTTACCATTAATACAGATGGTGACCGTGTAATCTGGAACGATATAAAAAAGATTTTCATGCAGGCTTCAAGCCCTTATTCTATTTTCTATTGTGACACATACGGGACCAGTACAATGAAATGTATTAATGTACGTCATAAAATGAGAGGGACAGCTGTAAATGTGGAACTACAAATCAAGAAAAAGTATTATGCGCGTCCAAAAATATCAAATCTGAAGAAAAAGGATTTGCTTGCATTGTGCAACTCTGTAATTCCTAGGGTATACTGGGACttttatacaaatttagaaGCCACAGACAATTTTGTTGAAAATGAAGAGAAttag
- the LOC121735892 gene encoding uncharacterized protein LOC121735892 isoform X5, with protein sequence MSNQCYRAKKIVEMITRNHKKAGSSDNGIVRQLSPTKSTACPPNTFVNELIAMPAVASNPSLAASAEPNPRDEQIPDSIIETYEHNAAATFDINQDLSEPCQGNEYLSLQLTAELYQTDEAPTVYRDQSETSQGDEHSSDPERIIISKADCVADVLISDLTEPVAVPTLDGNQALSSLGSYFC encoded by the exons atgtctaaCCAGTGTTACAGAGCAAAGAAAATAGTTGAAATGATTACCCGGAATCATAAAAAAGCGGGAAGCAGTG ataaTGGGATCGTAAGGCAATTATCACCTACTAAATCGACTGCATGTCCGCCTAATACTTTTGTGAATGAGCTTATTGCTATGCCTGCTGTTGCATCAAACCCGTCCTTGGCTGCCAGTGCTGAGCCTAATCCAC gtgaCGAGCAGATTCCTGATTCAATAATTGAAACTTACGAGCATAATGCTGCTGCTACATTTGATATAAACCAGGATCTCTCGGAACCATGTCAAG GTAATGAGTACTTAAGTCTACAACTAACAGCTGAGCTTTACCAAACCGATGAGGCACCTACTGTTTACCGGGACCAGTCTGAAACTAGTCAAG GTGATGAGCATAGCTCAGATCCAGAAAGAATCATAATCTCTAAAGCTGACTGCGTGGCCGATGTACTAATTTCTGATCTTACTGAGCCTGTTGCTGTGCCTACTCTAGATGGAAATCAGGCTTTATCAAGCCTTGGTAGCTATTTTTGTTAA